CCCGGCGGATGCCCCATCACGATCCCCGGCGACCCCTCGCGCCAACGCATCACCTACGTGAACCCCGTGCCGATGGCACCCTATCTCTTCATCGCCTGCGCCGGCACCTGGGACGTGCTGCACGACACGCTGACCCTCCCCGCCTCCAACGGCCTTCCGCAAAAAACCGTCACGCTCGAATACCTCGTCCCTCCCGGCCGCGCCGCCGACGCACGCATCCCCCTCGCCATCCTCAAGGATGCCGTGCTCTGGCAGCGTCAGGCACGCACCTACGCCTACCGCTATGACACCTATCGTACCATCTGCATGGAGAAGTCAAATTTCGGCGGGATGGAGAATGTCGGCAACACGACGATCATCACCGAGGCGGCCTTGATCGACCGCCACACCTCCGACGCCCGCCTCATCTACGCCCACGGCGTGATCGTCCATGAGTACGAGCACAATGAATGCGGGTCGGACGTCACCATGGAGTCGCCCTTCGACATGTGGCTCAACGAGGCGTTTACCGTCGACGTCGAACGGACCTATCTCCGTTCCGTGTTCAATCCCGCGTTCCTCCGCCTCCGCGAGGTCGACGCCATCCGCGCTCCCGGCTGCGGTCCGCTGGCCACCGAGGATGGCGGCGTCTTCGGGCGCATCGTGCGCGATGGCTTTAATCACCCCGACGAGCTCGTGGACGGGCTGACCTACGTCAAGGCGCCCGAGGTGATCGCCATGCTCAGGCTGCTCCTGGGCCGGGAAACCTTTGCGTGCGGCGTTCGGCTCTACTTTGGCCGTTACACCGGCGCCAACGCCAACACCAACCAATTTCTCGCCTGCTTCGAGGAAGCCGCCGGCCGCAGCCTCGCCGCATTCCGCAGCCCCTGGCTCGAATCGGCCGGCTATCCGCGCGTCGTTGCCGACTATCGCTACGACGATACCGCGCGCCGACTCACCCTCACGCTCAGCCAGACCCGCGTCGGCGAGGGTGCCCCGTTCGTCGTCCCCGTCGTCTGCGCGGCCGTCGGTGCCGATGGCCGCGACCTTCCGGGCACCTCCCGCACGCTTATCCTTGACAGCCCCGAGCAGACCTTTACATTTTCCGATGTTCCCTCCCCCGCGTTTGTCTCGCTCAACCGTAGCGCCTCGTTTTACGGCACATGCGAGGATCGCTCGGCAACACCCGGTCAGCGGCGCCTGCAGGTCCGGCGCGACGCCGACACCTTCAACCGGGTCGAGGCCATGCGCGCGCTGACCGACCGTGAACGCAGCGTGATCCTCGATGCGTTGCTGGCTGGAGCCGACCCGGCGTCGCTCGAACCGGCCGTTTCGGCGGATTGGCTCGATCTTTTTGTCGACATCCTTCAGGACAGGACGCTCTCCGACAGCCTCAAGGGGTATCTGCTCCAGATCGACGAGCAGCCGCTCGACCGCCGCAATCTCCGCCACGTCCGCGAATGTTGGCAGGCCCGCCGCATCCTCCTCCGCGCCGTCGCACGCCATGCAGGCGACACCGTGTTCCGGATTTTTGCGGCCACCGACACCCGGCATCCGCCGGCTCTCTCCGACACGCGCGGCCTCTCGGCCGCGATCGAGCGGCGTTTTCTGGCCGGCGTCCTCATGGAGCCCCTCGTCGCGGCCGACACGCCGCAGGCTCACGCCGCGTTGGAGGCGCACGCCGCTGCCGCCAGCGCTATCACGGACCGCCTCAATGCCCTCTCGGCGCTCAACCGCTCCGCGCATCCGCGTCGGCGGCAGCTCGTCGCCGCCGCCGGTGACGAACTGCGCCCGACCCTCTCCGGCTACATCGGCTGGCTTGGCATCCTCGGGCGTTCGCCCCATGCCGATGTGTGCGCGGAGATCGCGCGCGAGGCCTCGCGGCCCTCGTTCAACATCAGCCACCCCGGCCTTGCCCGCGCCCTCTACATCCCGTTCTCGCTCAACAACGCCCGGCTCTGGACCGACGACGGACTCGACTTCCTCGCGCGCACAACCGAAGCGCTCGCGGCCGTCAATGAAAACACGGCCCTGCGTCTGATTGCGCCGCTGCAACAGTCGGCCTCTCTGGCCGACGACCTGCGCCCGCGCGTGACAGCGACGCTCCGCTGGCTGATCGACGCGATTCCCGCTGCGGCAGCACCCTCCGTGCATGGGCGACTGGCAGATTACCTCTCCTGCGCGGAGCCGACAAGGTGAGCAATACGGGTGCAGACCGTGGTTGGCCATTTGTTTTCAGATTGAATCCGTTCGATCCAATGAAACACCGGTATCCCAGTGGATGCTGCAGTCAACGCACACGTAACTGACATTGAGTTTTGCGTCAAGCTGATGCGTCGCAAGGATCAGCAATTCTAATTATGACAGCCGCTATCGGGATCCAAATCGGGATCGGGACCGAAATCGACGAGAAAGCAAAGAATTCGATCCCGATAGCGATAGCGATAGCGATTTCGATTTCGACTGTACGGATATGCCATAATTAGAATTGCTGCGTTCCAGATCGACCTGTGGGTTAAGCCCAGCGAGAATCCGAAGGCTGGGCGTGTCAGGACCGGCAACCATCTGATCCATAGCCCCCTCTACGCACTGCTCCCCACAGACTGACTCTTTCGCTTCCCTTCGGCTTCTCCTTCACCTGGCGTGTGGACTCGCACCCCACAAGTCAGCGGCGATCCGGCGCGTATTCGCGTCGGATCGCCGTCTTGTTGGCCTCCTCTTTTGTGCAAACTTCAATGCGCCTGCAATCCTTGTGCCAATGCTAGCGGTGAGGTGGCGGTATTCCGTCGCCTCACCGCTAGCGTTGGAGCTCTCTATTTCATGTGTTGAACCGCATAGGCATTCAACAGACTCCGAATCATCTTCTGGTAAGCGGTTTTGTGTAAGCCCGCCTGTTTCTTGAAGAAATCGAGGCTGGTCCGGCTCAACGAAATCGTGACCTTGACGTTTTCTTCTCTAAAGGCGAGTTGCTCCGGTGACGGGAGAAAGTCCGTCACCACTCGAACCTTGCCCATGGGCTCATCCGTGTAAGTGGTTTTGCTCTTCATAAAGTCTCTTTCCTTTCCGCCAGTATCCGGCACCGAAAATTCGGATGACGTTGTTTCTGTACGTAAAACGCACGGTCAGAACGCCGTCGCCGACACGTCCGACACAGTAGTATCGAGCCTCATCGACGCTGTGCTCCTCATCGGCCAAGATCACACGATGGGGATCGGCAAAGGCATACTGAGCGATGGCGAAATTCACACCGTGCTTTTGCCGATTCTGCCCGTTTTTGGCAGCATCCCATTCGAACAGTGTCTTGTCCATGGCGTGTAGGATACCGGTTCGGGCACTAGATAGCAATACTAAAGTATGGCCAGACATATGGCTTCACCAGAAGCCCGGGGTTCTTCCCGCAACCTCACTTCTCTTGCGCGGCGCGGGCAGGGACGTCGCCCCCGGATGGCGGTTGGGGCGCCTGCCTCTCCCCCAGTCTGCCCTTCGCCTTTTCGATAAAGGGCTCGGTTTGCTCCTTCATGTGTATGGGTCCGAATGTGATCGGGATGGGCGGAGAAGCCGGGTATCGGGTATAGCGCGGGCATGGTAGCCTCTTTTGTGTCGAGCTCAGGCTGGCCGAGAGCAGTCTCGACAACGTCTTGCGACGAAGCGTAGACGACAACGCGTGCGACGAAGAAAGCGACGACGTGTGGCGTGGCATGGATAGGAGCAGCAGGTAGGGCAGAACACATTGACCACGAGAGGCTGAAAGTCTATCCGAAAGGCATGCCATTCGCGACACAGGTGGATCTGACTAAAGCAATTCTAATTATGAGCATCGATTTCGGTATCCAAATCGAAATCGGGATCGGGATCGGGATCGGGATCGACGGGAAAGATGGGAATTCGACCCCGATACCGATAGCGATTTCGATTTCGACTGGCCGGATGCGATCATAATGAGAATTGCTGATCTGACTACCGCCGATTCCTGCCCGGCAGCCCCATCCACCGTGGAGGATGGGCGCGACCAGATCAGACGAATCGCAGTCATGCTCAGACCACTCTCAAAGGCGGTCAGGGATGACATCTAGCTCCCACACTTCGTCGTCTACACTTCGTCGCACACTTCGTCGTCTACGCGCAGAGGTCTTTGACCAACTCCTTGAGTGTCGTCTTCTTCAGGTCCGTGAACTCGCCGGGGTCGAAGAACACGCCGTAGCAGACGCTGCACTTCTCAAACACGATGTGCGGCTGTCGCGCATCGTGCGTGGGGCTCATGCGCGGCGGTATTTGCCGCATGAGGGATGCCCCACTTTTGCCGCCGCTGTTCTTTCCGCTTGTTTTCCCTATCGCTTTGCGAGTAACATTCACCCCATGCGAGCCGTCTCTGTGGCTCGCCTTGAGGAGAATACGAAAATGGCCGCTCTGACGATCAAACCCGCCGGTTCCTGCCGCTTTGACGAACTCTCGCTGGGCGAGGTGATGCTGCGCCTCGATCCGGGCGAGATGCGCATCCGGACTGCTCGCGCCTTCACCGCCTGGGAGGGCGGCGGCGAGTACAACGTCGCCCGCGGCCTGCGTAAATGCTTCGGCCTGCGGACGGCGATTGTAACCGCGTTTCCAGAGAATGACATCGGCCGCCTGGTCGAGGATTTCATCCTGCAGGGCGGGGTAGATGTCTCGCTCATCCGGTGGCTGCCGTTCGACGGCATCGGCCGTAATTCCCGCGTCGGCCTCAATTTCACGGAGCGCGGCTACGGAATCCGCGGCGCGCTCGGCATCCCCGACCGCGGCCACACCGCCGCCGCGCAGATCAAACCGGGCGACATCGACTGGGAGCACATCTTCGGCGTGCTGGGCGTCCGCTGGTTCCATACCGGCGGTATTTACGCAGCCCTCTCGGCGACCACGCCGTTGGTGATTGAGGAGGCTATGGCCGCCGCGCGCAGGCACGGCACCGTTGTCTCCTACGACCTCAACTACCGCCCCTCGCTCTGGAAATCATTCGGCGGACTGGCCCAATGCCAGGCGGTCAACCGCCGTCTCGCCCAGTATGTGGACGTCATGATCGGAAACGAGGAGGACTACACCGCCTGCCTCGGCGTCGCCGTCGAGGGCTTGGACGAGCACCTCTCCTCGCTCGATATCTCCTCATTCAAGCGAATGATCGAGAAGACAGTCGCCCAATTCCCCAATTTCAAGGCATGCGCCACCACCCTGCGCACGGTCACATCGGCCTCGGTCAACGACTGGGGCGCGGTCTGCTGGCACGACGGTGCCTTCTTCGAGGCCCCGCACATGAAGGATCTCTGGGTGCTCGACCGCGTCGGCGGCGGCGACAGCTTCGCCTCCGGCCTGATCTACGGATTCCTGACGTGCCTCGATGCCGACAAGGCCGTCCGCTACGGCGCGGCCCACGGCGCGCTCGCCATGACCACACCGGGCGACACCTCAATGGCATCCTTAACCGAAGTCGAGAAACTCATGGGCGGCGGCTCCGCCCGTGTCGTCCGCTGACTGAACGCTTCTGGAAAATGCGACCATGAACCTCAAAACGTCTTACCTCGGCCTCGAACTCAAAAATCCGCTGATTGTTAGCAGTTGCCCCCTGACCAGTTCCGTCACGGGCGCGGTGGCCATCGAGACGGCGGGCGCGGCGGCAATTGTGGTGCGCTCGATCTTCGAGGAGCAGATCCGCGCCGAGACGGCGCAGATGGACGAGGCCCTCGCCGACTACGGCACGGGCGCCGCCCTCGATTACCTCCGCGCGGACCTTGGCATGCGCCTCGGGCCCGAGACGTACATCGATGGCCTCCGGGCCATCCGAAAAGCCGTCACCATCCCGGTCATCGCCTCGATCAACTGCATCTCGCCCGACCAATGGGTCACTTTTGCCCGCAAGATCGAAACGGCCGGAGCCGACGCCCTGGAATTGAACGTGTACGATATTCCGCAGAGCCCGGACGAGACCTCCGATGCGGTGGAATCGCGCCACCTCGCCCTCGTTCAGGCGATCCGGGCCGAGATCAAGCTCCCCGTCACCATCAAGCTCTCGCCTTATTACACCCATGCACTCGCCTTCACGCGCAAACTCGATCGGCTTGGCGTCAACGGCCTGGTGCTCTTCAACCGGTTCCTCCAGCCCGATATTGACATCGCGACCGAGCGCCTGCGTTTCGAGGTGAACTTCTCGCGCGAGCAGGACCTGCGCCTGCCCCTGCGCTGGGTCGCGATCCTTCGCGACCACCTGCGGTGCGACATCGCCATCAGCGGCGGCGTGCATACCAGCGATGGCCTCGCCAAGGGGTTGCTGGTGGGTGCCAACGTCGCCTATTGCTGTTCCGCGCTGTATCACAACCCCGACACCCGAGCCGTGGTCGGCGGCATGCTCGACGGACTGACCGTCTGGATGCGGAGCCACGGGTATGCCGACCTCGCCGCCTTCCGGGGCACGTTGCGCGAGCGCGTGCTCGGCGACGGCGAGGGCTTCGAACGCGCCCACTACGTCAAGGTTCTCTCTTCCAGCCACGAATGAAACGAACCCGTAAACCCGGCCAACCACCGATCGAAGCCGACCTCGGCTTTGCCCGACTCGACCTCGACCGCTTGCGGCGGCGGGGGATTCCGGAGGTTATCTTCGGTTCGGGCAAAACCGCCGCGCAGCTTGCCGCCATTGTGGCGCGGCTGAACGAAGCCGGGCAGAATGCCTTCGCGACACGTGTCACCCCGGAACAGGCCGAGGTGGTCCGACGCGAGATCCCCGACGCGGTTTACGAGCCGGTCAGCCGGACGCTGACACGCGACGTCGCCCCCCTCCCCCGGCTGCGCGGCAAGGTCGCGATCCTCTGCGCGGGAACCGCCGACATCCCGGTGGCAGAGGAAGCGGCTGTGACGGCGACCCGATTGGGCGCCCGCGTCGAACGGGTCTACGATGTGGGCGTAGCCGGCCTGCACCGGCTGCTGCGGCGGCTGCCGGTTTTTTCCGACGCCCGCGCCGTGATCGTGGTCGCCGGCATGGAAGGCGCGCTGCCCTCGGTTGTCGCGGGGCTGATTGACAAGCCGGTGATTGCCGTCCCCACCAGCGTCGGCTACGGCACGGCGCTCAACGGCCTCACCGCCCTCCTCGCCATGACCACCTCCTGTGCATCGGGCGTCACTGTGGTCAATGTTGATAATGGCTTTGGAGCCGGCGTGGCCGCCGCCTTGATCAACCGACGGTCCTGACCGCCGAGTGGGAGGGCCTGCTGAAATGGATGACATCCGCTTTTCGTGCCCGTCCTGCGATCGGCATCTTGCCGCGCCTCCCGATATGGCAGGCGAAGCGATGTCCTGCCCGGCGTGCGGACACGCGCTCTGCATCCCGCCGCTCGCCCCGGAACCGCCGCCGCCAGCCTGCGCCGCCGTCCCGGTTCCCCGAAGCATTCCCAAACGCCATTCGCCGGAAGGTGCAGTCCTGGGTCAGGCTTCCGCCAGAAAACGCGTCGTTGTGACCGTTGCCGAGAGACGCACGCAATCGGATGACAGCGGCACGGCCGCCGCCGGGCGGAATCCAAGACGCAAGCGTCCCGGCATCCCCGCCGTGGCGATTACAACGGCCATTCTGATCATGGGCGTGCTGTGGTATGCCTGGAGGACTATCTGGCATGCTCCCCCCGTTCCAGGTCGAAACGGACGTGTCGCCGACCTCTCTTTTTCTCTGATCTGGATCGGTGGAGAAACCTTTGAGATGGGATCGGCCGCCGGTGACGCCGACGAGCAGCCGGTGCATGCGGTTCGGATCTCACAGGGGTATTGGATCGGTGGCACTGAGGTGCCCAACAGCGATTACCAGCTCTTTCTGCGGGCCTCGGCTTATAATGGGAAATCCGATGCCGACGACGATTATCTCAAGCACGTCGGCGGAGGCTCTGCAATGTCGACGAATCTGAGTCATCCGGTGGTCTGGGTGAGTTGGAGCAATGCTGTGGCGTTCTGCAACTGGCTGACCCGGCGTGAGCGACAGGCCGGACGTTTGCCAAGAAATTATATTTACCGCCTGCCGACCGAAGCGGAGTGGGAATTGGCGGCGCGGGGCGGCCGAGCCCAGCCAGGCTACCGCT
This sequence is a window from Lentisphaerota bacterium. Protein-coding genes within it:
- a CDS encoding DUF3458 domain-containing protein, translating into MGAYRFLKSAFRRPPVQLEHLDITLSFYETHVDGEARMRMTAREPVSEIVLNAHDLDIREVAVAVGASGALSRAPFRADADARTLAVALPRQLTPGETCLVRTRTRCLPSDTVLDGIYRDITPSGAPQQYMSQCQQWGFQRILPVIDDCTAKCTYRTTLEGDARYTHLISNGDVDRSANPGGCPITIPGDPSRQRITYVNPVPMAPYLFIACAGTWDVLHDTLTLPASNGLPQKTVTLEYLVPPGRAADARIPLAILKDAVLWQRQARTYAYRYDTYRTICMEKSNFGGMENVGNTTIITEAALIDRHTSDARLIYAHGVIVHEYEHNECGSDVTMESPFDMWLNEAFTVDVERTYLRSVFNPAFLRLREVDAIRAPGCGPLATEDGGVFGRIVRDGFNHPDELVDGLTYVKAPEVIAMLRLLLGRETFACGVRLYFGRYTGANANTNQFLACFEEAAGRSLAAFRSPWLESAGYPRVVADYRYDDTARRLTLTLSQTRVGEGAPFVVPVVCAAVGADGRDLPGTSRTLILDSPEQTFTFSDVPSPAFVSLNRSASFYGTCEDRSATPGQRRLQVRRDADTFNRVEAMRALTDRERSVILDALLAGADPASLEPAVSADWLDLFVDILQDRTLSDSLKGYLLQIDEQPLDRRNLRHVRECWQARRILLRAVARHAGDTVFRIFAATDTRHPPALSDTRGLSAAIERRFLAGVLMEPLVAADTPQAHAALEAHAAAASAITDRLNALSALNRSAHPRRRQLVAAAGDELRPTLSGYIGWLGILGRSPHADVCAEIAREASRPSFNISHPGLARALYIPFSLNNARLWTDDGLDFLARTTEALAAVNENTALRLIAPLQQSASLADDLRPRVTATLRWLIDAIPAAAAPSVHGRLADYLSCAEPTR
- a CDS encoding CopG family transcriptional regulator, producing MKSKTTYTDEPMGKVRVVTDFLPSPEQLAFREENVKVTISLSRTSLDFFKKQAGLHKTAYQKMIRSLLNAYAVQHMK
- a CDS encoding BrnT family toxin, yielding MDKTLFEWDAAKNGQNRQKHGVNFAIAQYAFADPHRVILADEEHSVDEARYYCVGRVGDGVLTVRFTYRNNVIRIFGAGYWRKGKRLYEEQNHLHG
- a CDS encoding sugar kinase, which produces MAALTIKPAGSCRFDELSLGEVMLRLDPGEMRIRTARAFTAWEGGGEYNVARGLRKCFGLRTAIVTAFPENDIGRLVEDFILQGGVDVSLIRWLPFDGIGRNSRVGLNFTERGYGIRGALGIPDRGHTAAAQIKPGDIDWEHIFGVLGVRWFHTGGIYAALSATTPLVIEEAMAAARRHGTVVSYDLNYRPSLWKSFGGLAQCQAVNRRLAQYVDVMIGNEEDYTACLGVAVEGLDEHLSSLDISSFKRMIEKTVAQFPNFKACATTLRTVTSASVNDWGAVCWHDGAFFEAPHMKDLWVLDRVGGGDSFASGLIYGFLTCLDADKAVRYGAAHGALAMTTPGDTSMASLTEVEKLMGGGSARVVR
- a CDS encoding dihydroorotate dehydrogenase-like protein, yielding MNLKTSYLGLELKNPLIVSSCPLTSSVTGAVAIETAGAAAIVVRSIFEEQIRAETAQMDEALADYGTGAALDYLRADLGMRLGPETYIDGLRAIRKAVTIPVIASINCISPDQWVTFARKIETAGADALELNVYDIPQSPDETSDAVESRHLALVQAIRAEIKLPVTIKLSPYYTHALAFTRKLDRLGVNGLVLFNRFLQPDIDIATERLRFEVNFSREQDLRLPLRWVAILRDHLRCDIAISGGVHTSDGLAKGLLVGANVAYCCSALYHNPDTRAVVGGMLDGLTVWMRSHGYADLAAFRGTLRERVLGDGEGFERAHYVKVLSSSHE
- the larB gene encoding nickel pincer cofactor biosynthesis protein LarB — protein: MKRTRKPGQPPIEADLGFARLDLDRLRRRGIPEVIFGSGKTAAQLAAIVARLNEAGQNAFATRVTPEQAEVVRREIPDAVYEPVSRTLTRDVAPLPRLRGKVAILCAGTADIPVAEEAAVTATRLGARVERVYDVGVAGLHRLLRRLPVFSDARAVIVVAGMEGALPSVVAGLIDKPVIAVPTSVGYGTALNGLTALLAMTTSCASGVTVVNVDNGFGAGVAAALINRRS
- a CDS encoding formylglycine-generating enzyme family protein, coding for MDDIRFSCPSCDRHLAAPPDMAGEAMSCPACGHALCIPPLAPEPPPPACAAVPVPRSIPKRHSPEGAVLGQASARKRVVVTVAERRTQSDDSGTAAAGRNPRRKRPGIPAVAITTAILIMGVLWYAWRTIWHAPPVPGRNGRVADLSFSLIWIGGETFEMGSAAGDADEQPVHAVRISQGYWIGGTEVPNSDYQLFLRASAYNGKSDADDDYLKHVGGGSAMSTNLSHPVVWVSWSNAVAFCNWLTRRERQAGRLPRNYIYRLPTEAEWELAARGGRAQPGYRYSGADDADAVAWYRDNSKGGTQQVGEKRPNELGILDMSGNVWEWCQDWYQNTYSGLAASDPAGPGQGQFRVLRGGAWNGEESQCRPSCRGRMNPSCTASFLGFRVALAPADRVTR